From Hymenobacter sediminicola:
ATCTGGCGAAGGGCCGCATTGTCGGTAGCCCGGAAGAACTGGCCTTCGCCGGCTGCCGCAATCTGGCGCATGGTGGTTTCGTCGAGGCGGGTTTCTACGTAGCGCGTGCGGCCCAGTTCGTCGCGGCCGAACGGTACGGTGCCATCCTGTCCCAGCCCAATCGTGTAGATTTTGAGGCCGTAGGCGTGGGCTAAGCGCGCAGCCGTAAGCGGGTCGAGGCTGCCAGCTGTGTTTTCGCCATCGGAGAGAAGAATGCACACGCGGCTGCGGCTGCGGGAGCCACGCAGGCGGTTGGTGGCCACACCCAGCGCCGTGCCAATGGCCGTGCCGTCGTTGGGAATCATACCTAATTTCAGGCTTTCGATACTTTCCCGCAAAAGCTCATAATCGGTAGTAAGCGGGGCCAGCGAATAGGCGTCGCCGGCAAAGACCACAAGGCCCAGCCGGTCGCCCTGGCGGCCGTCCACAAACTCCTGAGCCACGCGCTTAGCGGCCTCCAGGCGGTTGGGGCGCAGGTCGCCTAGCTCCATCGAACCCGACACGTCCAATACCAACAGCACATCAATACCCTCACCGGTCTGTACCACCCGCTCATCGGTACGCTGGGGGCGGGCCAGGGCCACCACGGCAAAGGCCAAACTCAAGGCCAGCACCAGATCGGGCAAGAAGCGCAGCCAAGCACTCCAGTCGCGCCGCACCTCACCCTGCACAAAGGCTACCCCCAGTTTGCTTCGCCGCCGATACACCAGCAGCCAGCGCCCCAGAAACAGCAGCGGAATTCCCGCAATCAGCAGCAGCAGGCGCGGCTTTTCCCAGGCGTAGCTGGCCAGCGTGGCATAGCGCAGGCTATCCACGAGCGGGCCAAAAACCTGTTGCCAAAGTTGCTGCATGCAGAGAAAAAAGTAGGAGCGGGGTAAAAGTAGCCGATCTGGTGGTGCTTAGTGCGCCAAGCTCAATTCTCAAGCCGCTGCCGCACCAACTCGAAGCGCCGCTCGGCAAAGCTGCGGAGCAGGTCAAACGCCAAGTCGGTTTCCGTATCGTCTTCCGAAAACTGATTGCCATAAATCACCCGGTCAGCAAGGCGCAGAGCCAGTCGTACATCGGCATCGTTCTGGTAGTGAGCTACTATCTCGCGGGTAGTAAGGCTGCTGATGGTGTTGTTTTCTAAATTGGTGAGGTAGTTCTTCCAGAGCGTGATGGCGCGCTCCATGTTGGTGAGGGAACGGCTAAGCGTGAATCGCTCCACGTGGCGGGCATACTGGGCCAGAAAATAAACGTGGTTTTTGCGCACCTTATAAAGCTGATATCGTTGCCGCCAGCGCCGCCCGAACACCAACGCTGCGCCGCCCAGCACCAGCAGCAGCAGAGTTGCTCCGGCCAGCCAATATGGGTAGTTGAAGGCAGGCTTCACCGGCAGCAGCACCGTGTTTTGGCGCAACGTAGGCGTAGCACCGTCTGCTAGCTGCGGTACCGCCCGTTTCAGCGTCACGTTAGCTACGGTGCTAGGCACTAGCAGCGTGTCGCGGCCGCGCAGGATGGTAACGGGCAGCTGCAGGCGCTGCACCGAGTCCAGCGAGAAGGTGCGTAGCTGGTAAACGGTTCGGTCGAGACTGATGCCTTGCCGGGTACGGGTGGGTTGATACTTTTTGCCTACGTACTCGAAAGGAGCATAAGTGGCCGTCGAATCAGGAAAAATGACATTCAAACCCGGCTCGTGGCGGTAGCTCAGCTCATATTCAATGATTTCGCCGATACGGGTAGTAGGTCGCAGAAACCGGCCTTTGGGCGTTTCTGCATCCATCTGCGCACTAGCCAGGAAAGGCAGCAGCATTGCTGCAAGCACCATTCCCTGCCGTAGGAAGACCGAAATACGTCCGCTATACGGCTCGGTAAAGCACCATTTAAATCTGCTCTTCACCCCTTGGTTATCCACGGCCCGCGCGAAGGTTGCGCCGCCGAAACAGCCGGATAAGCTGCGGCACATAATCGGCGTCGGTGGCAATAGAAAGATACTCAGTGCGGTGGCGCCGGCAGATTTGGCCTATCTGGTCGCGGTTCTGCTCGTAAGTAGCGCGGTAGCGGACCCGGAATGCCGCCGAGGAAGTATTGGTCCAGAGGGTGCGGCCCGATTCCTGGTCGTAGAGCGGTACGATTCCCAGAGGCGGAAATTCCCGCTCACGCTGGTCCAACAGTTGAATAACAACTAAATCGTGCTTACGGGCCAGCATGGTCAGTTCCCGCTCGTAGCTGCTGTCAATAAAATCGGAGATAAGCAGCACAATACTGCGGCGCTTGAGCAGACCCAGCGCTTGTTTGATGCCAGCCGCCACTCCCGTCTGCTTGGATTTAGGCGTCAGCTCAAACAGCCGCTTGATGAGGGAGTAAGCGTGCCGAATGCCTTTGCCCGCAGCCAAATACATTTCCTTCTGGTCGGAGAAGGCTAGAATGCCCAGTTGTGCATCTTGGCGGGCCGCAGCCAATGCCAGAATGCCACATATTTCGCGGCCAATATCCAGCTTGCGGCGGCCAGCGGCCCCTACCTGTTGGGAGGCACTCACATCGAAGAGCAGCAACACTTGCTGTTCCCGCTCTTCCTTGTAGGTTTTGATAAAAGTGCCGTGGCCCTTGCTCGATACGGCCCAGTCAATGGCCCGCACCTCGTCGCCGTACTGGTACAGGCGCACATCGTCGAATTCGAGGCCAGTGCCCTTGAATACGGAATGGAAATTGCCCTGCAGTTGCGCGTCCACTGCCTTCAGCATCCGGATTTCTACCTGCCGAAGCTTACGCACGAGCTGTTGAAACGGAGTAGGCGTGGGCACGTTCATAGTGGCTAAACTACATGAATCACGGCAGTATTGCGGCCGGGACGAAACGGAACCCTTACTTTTGCATCGTGAAACCCCTGCTACCTCGTGCTTTCCCGTTGGTACTCAGTCTGCTGCTGAGTGGCTTGTTTTCTGGCTGCCAGACTTCCGAGGAAGTGGTGCCACCCCAGCCGCTTATGCCTCGGCAGCAACTTGTAAGCCTGCTCGCCGACCTGCACACGCTCGAAGCCCGCGTAGAAGCTGCCGGCCTGACGCCTGATTCAGCGCGGGCCCTGTACCTGCAGCAGCAGAAAGCAATTCTGTGGCGCCGTGAAGTCAGTGACTCATTATTTCAGCAGAGCTACCGCTACTACGCCAGCCACGGCAAGGACCTGGATGAGATTTACAGCGTGGTGATTGACACGCTGGCCATGCGGCAGGTGCAACTGGGCGCAAAATAAGAAGCCCGCGCCGGCGGAGGTGCGCAGCCGGTTATATCAACCGGCTGCCGTTGGGAACGGGGCCAGCCAACGCCGCCAGTACAATGTCGCCGTGCGCGTCGGCGGCCCCCGTCACCAGCACTTCCGACATGAATTTGCCGATTTGCTTGGGTGGAAAGTTGACTACGCACAGCACTTGCCGGCCCACCAGCTCGTGTGGCTGATAGTGGCGCGTAATCTGGGCGCTGGACCTCTTTGTGCCAATTTCGGGGCCTAAGTCGATGAGCAACTGATAGGCCGGGCGGCGGGCTTCCGGAAACTCACGGGCTTCCAGAATGGTGCCAACCCGTACATCAACCCGCTCAAAATCGACCCAGGTGATATGTGGCATATGTAGCGGCTAGGTGTGTGATGAACTACTATTTGGACGCAAACGACTGCAGCAGAGCCATACGCTGCTGCACCTGGGTTTCCCAGAACTTCTGCTTGGCTTCATTGAGGCCGTGGTTCGTTTCCTGGTCGTAGCGGCCTTCCTCGCGCTGCCATGCTGTGAAGGCTAGTTTGGTGAAGTTGTTGAACGCCGGATTCAGCTTCTGGCAATCGAACTTCACTGTGGTGAGTTTCTGGCGCAGCATCCGCGCATGCAGTTCCGTTATGTCGAAGTGCAGCTGCTCGTGGCGTAGTAGCGCTGGTGAAGCTCGCTTGGCGTCGCGCACCCACGATTCCTGTGGCAGAAAAACTGCCTTAACAGTAGAGCTAAACACAAAATCCGTGCAGCCTACTTGCACATCAATATTGCCGGCTGTGAGAGCCTCCAAGTGCTCAGACGGCATCGGTCGGCTCTTGAAATCGGCCCAAGCCAAGGGCCGGTTAGCCGACCACGTTATCATTTCGGGTTGGGGCTTGGGAGAAGTCTGGGAAGGCGCGGGCGTCTGAAATGACAGCAGCAGTGGCAGAAGAAAGGAGCAGAAAGCCATGTTCAAATATAGGTGAGCCGGCCAATAAAAAGCCCTGGCTTAGCATGTACACCAATTCCTAGCGGCTCGTTCCCCTCGCATGAGTGCTAGGTTCAGTGGGCTACCAGAGAAGCCGGGTGGTCCTGCGCAACCGGTACCATGCTATGCTGGCGGAAACGCCACAGCAGCAGGCCCGCTACCAGCGAAAGGCCCGTCAGCAGGCCCAGCCACACGCCCAGGCTTCCCATGTTCAGTGTAAAGCCCAGCCAGTACCCCAGCGGCAATGCTACCACCCAATAGGACAGCAGTGCCACCACCGAGGGCAGCTTTACATCTTCAAGGCCCCGCAGTGCGCCTAGCCCCACTACCTGCAGGCCATCGGAAATCTGGAAGGCCGCGGCCACCAGCAGCAGAGTGGCGGCCTGAGCTACCACGGCAGCATCGTGGTTATAGAAGTGCGGGATAAAGTGCCGGAAAGCAACCAGCAGCAGGCCCATGGAACTCATAAACAGGAACGTGAGCAGATACGCCGCGAAACCCGCCTGCCGTGCGCCATGCGCGTCGCCGAGACCTCGCATATTGCCTACCCGGATGGTAGCTGCCGCCGCAATACCGCTAGCCGCCATATATGTTACCGAGGCCACGTTTATGGCAATCTGATGCGCAGCCAGCGAGGTGGCTCCCAGCCAGCCAATCATGATGGCCGAAAAGCTGAACGCGCCCATTTCGAACATCATCTGTACCCCGATTGGTGCGCCCAACCCCAGAAGGCGGCGCAGGGTAGCCCCGTCAGGCCGAAGCCAGTGGGTAGCAGCTTCGCGGTAGGGGCGTAGTCGTGCTGCCCGCAACACATAGGTGCCCATGAGCAGTGCCATTAGCACGCGGGCAATGAGCGTGGCCCAAGCGGCTCCCATCATCCCCAGCTTCGGGGCGCCAAGGTGGCCGAAAATGAAGGCATAGCACAGCACGGCATTTACCACGTTGGCCAATACCGAAAGGTACATGGCTTGTCGGGTAAGGCCCAGCCCTTCAGCAAACTGCTTAAACCCTTGAAACACCATGAGCGGTAGCAGCGACAGAAACAGCACCCGAACCCAGGGCGCGGCCAGCGCTACTACTTCGGCGGGCTGATGCAGGTGGTTGAGCAGCGGCGCAATAAGCAGACCGGCTGCCGCCAGCACCAGGCCGGCTACCGTGCTCATCCAGACTCCCGCCACCAGCAGCCGGCCCAGTTGCGGCACGTCGCGCTTGCCATCGGCGGCAGCCACCAGCGGCGTAATTCCCATCGAGAGGCCCATGCCCAGCACCATTACTACCGTGCCCACGCTCACGCCCAGGCTCACGGCAGCCAGCGGTACCTTGCCGGTCTGGCCTACCATCACGGAGTCGCAAACGTTTACCAGCACGTGGCCCAGCTGGCTAAGCACAACCGGAAAAGCGAGCTGAATGGTGGGTTTGAGGTGGGGACGAAGGGCAGTGAAAGGCATAGCAATAGGGCAAAACGAGCCGCAAAGGTACGGCAGTTATGCCGGGAGCCGGATCAACCAATCAAAAACACAACGGTACTTCGCTGCCTCAGCGCAATACCGTTGCTAGCCGCCTCAGGGCCTCCTGCAACTCACTTGAGGCAACGGCATACGACATGCGCACGAAGCCGGGGGCTCCACAACTGGTACCATCCACCACTTCTACACCAGCCGCCAGCAGCCGTGCCACTAAGTCGGCGGAGGCTTCAGGTAGCGGCAGGTGTGGCAGCAGATAAGCCCGCAGGTCAGGAAAGGCGTAGTAAGTGCCCAAGGGTGGGTGTGACAGCGCACCGGGGAGGGCAGCCAGAAAATTGAGCATCAACTGGCGGTTGAGCCAGAGCTGCTGGCACAGAGCGGCACTAATGGCAGGATTTTCAACCGTCTCCAGCGCCGCTAGTTGGCTAAGGACTGCCACCGCGCCCCCAGTGGTAAACAGACGAGCGGTGCAGGCATCAGCTATCCAGCGCGCCGCCGCCAGATAGCCGATGTTCCAGCCCACCAACGCGTGCGACTTGGAAAAGCCATTCACAACGACGCTCCTGGGTGCAGTAGAGCAAGATAACAGCGACGGTACCGCTTCCTCCCCAAACCGGATACCGTCGTATATCTCATCAGCCAGTACGAACAGCTCCGGAAACTGCGCAGTTACGGCCAGCAGCGCCTCCAGTTCCGGCCGCGTGTAGATGCGGCCGGTTGGGTTGTTTGGGTTCGAAAACAACAGCACCCGGGTACGTGGCGTGAGAGCCGCTCGCACGGCTTCGGGCCGGAGCGCATAGTTGTCGGTGGGGCTGAGGGGAAGCTCACGTAAGAAGCCACCTGCGGCCTTCACCAGCTCCGCAAAGCCAAACCAGTTGGGCGTAAGCAGCAATACCTCGTCGCCGGGGCGCAGCACGGCCGACAAGGCCAGGAACAGCGCCGCCTTGGTACCTGGTGTAACAACTAGTTCGTGCGTTGAATTTTCATCGGTCTGGAGGCCGGAATAGCGTAAGCGCAACGCATTACGCAATTCTGGCAGGCCGGCGGTAGCACTATGGGGCAGCGGCTGATTTGCTAGGTGCTGCTGTATTCGCGCCAGAACAGTTGGGGGAGTTGAAAAATTGCCGTAGCCGGAAGCAAGGCTGATGGGTTTCATAGCTAGGCTGGGCGCAACACTACATCAGCAAAATAGTCCCGCTCGTCGGTGAAGAACTCAGCCACGGCCAGACCGGCGTCGGCGGCGAGGCCTTCAATCTGAGGCCGCGTGAATTTGTAAGAGTTTTCGGTATGAATTGGCTCCCAGGCCGCAAAGTGGAACGTCTGGTCCAGGGCTGCAATGTGTACTTGTTGCGCCTGCGTGGGCATCAGAAAAGAGCGCACAGCCCCGGAAAGCGGGTCGTAATCGGTGTAATGCTGCCAAGCGGCCAAAGTGAAGTCAGCGCCCAGCTCCCGGTTGAGGCGCGTGAGCAGGTTCAGGTTGAAAGCTGCCGTCACGCCCTGCGCATCATCATACGCGGCCCGGATAAAACGCGGGTCTTTTTGCAAATCAAACCCAATCAGCAGCCGGTCGTCGGCAGAAAGGGGCGCTGCTAACTCACGCAGGAAGGCCTGCCGGTCGGCGGGCAGGAAGTTACCAATGTTGGAGCCCAGAAACAGGACGGCTTTGCGACCGGGCCGGTCAGCCATCAGGCGCAGCGCTGTGCCGTAGTCGGCCACTATCGGTTCCACCCGTAGCTCCGGTAGTTCTTGGCGCAGGCTGCCGGCCAGTCCTTCTACCGCCGCCGCCGAAATGTCAACGGGTACATAAGTAAAGTTGGCGCCGGTATTCAGCAAATGACGCAGCAGGATCTTGGTTTTGAGTCCGTCGCCGGCACCTAGCTCCAGCAGAAAAAAGGGCTCCTCTGCTACCGTAGGCCGCAAGGCTGCTCCTAAGGCTGCCTGATGATGGGTCAGCAGCGAAAATTCGGTGCGCGTAGGGTAGTACTCCGGCAGCGCCATTATTTTCTGAAACAGCCGGCTGCCCTCATCGTCGTAGAAATACATCGACGAAAGAGTTTTGGGGGAGCGGCTAAGGCCCGTTGCCACGTGCTGTTTCAGCTTTTCCAGTTCCTCGTGGCGGAGCACCGATTGGGATGAGGCGGACTGGGGAGAAGTAGCGGTAGAAGACACAGGGGAGAGAGGAGAAGACATAATCAACAGGAATTCGGAACAAGCCGGTGGTACTCAGGCGCAGAATGCAAATGGCAGAGGCCGTAAGCTCAACGCGCCAACCGGATGCCGGTGAATTGCCAGCGTTTGTCGGCGTGGAAGAAATTGCGGTAGGTAAGTCGGATATGGCTGACCGGGGTGGCGCAGGAGCCACCGCGCAGCACCATTTGGTTGATCATGAATTTGCCGTTGTACTCGCCTAATGCTCCGGCCGCCCGCACATAGCCAGGGTACGGATGATACGCCGAATACGTCCATTCCCAGGCGTCGCCGAGCAACTGGTGGCAGTGCGTTGGGTCGGCGTTGGCAGGCAGCGGCTGCGGGTCCAATAGGTTGCTCTCCAAGAAGGTGCCGGTAGTCGGGTTGGCCCCAAAATATCTGGCGGCCACTTCCCATTCCGGTTCGGTTGGCAGGCGGGCCCCAGCCCAGTGCGCATACGCATCAGCTTCATAAAAACTGATGTGCGTGACGGGTGCTGTTAGGTTCACAGGCTGCAGGCCATGGTGCGTAAAACGATGCCAGCGGCCATCGTGCAGCATCCAGTAGAGCGGCGCCTCCCATTGCTGGGTTTGTACCAGGTCCCAGCCCTCGCCCAGCCAGTAGCGAAAATCCTGGTAGCCGCCGGCCTCTATAAATTGCAGATACTCGCCATTGGTCACTAGCCGGTTCTGCAGCTCAAAATCTGCTGTCAGCACTTCATGTGGCGCCTGCTCATTGTCGAAGCAAAACCCGGTTCCCTCATAGCCGATCCGCGAAATGCCGCCCGGCACCGGTAGCCAGGACACTTCCGGCAGGGAAGCTGCTTCCGCTTCTGCAGAGTTAGTGCCCGTTGGTGCTGATGTGGCTGGCTTCAGGTAAGCTGGGGCCAAGGGGCTGGTACTGAGTATGTATTTGATATCGGTAGCCAGCAATTCCTGATGCTGCTGCTCGTGCTGCAGGCCCAGCTCCATCAACTCATAGAAATCAGATGGTAGCTCATCGGCCAAGGCTAGCAGCTTCTCCATCTGCTCATCAACATGGGCGCGGTAGCGGTATACGTCGGCCAAAGCCGGACGGGAAAGGGTGCCCCGGTCGGCGCGATTTACACGGGAGCCTAGCGAGTTGTAGTAGGAGTTAAACAGAAAGGCATAATCCGGATGGTACACTGTGTAGCCGGGCAGATATTCTTTCAGCAGAAACGTCTCGAAAAACCATGTGACGTGGGCCAGATGCCATTTCGGCGGGCTCACATCAATCATTGGCTGCACCACCGTATCTTCTGGGAGTAGCGGCTGGCACAGAGTTACGGTGCGCTGGCGCACCATGTGGTAGCGCTGGGCCAGCACGGCAGCGGCGGCCGGAGCTGCTGTAGCAAGAGCGGAGAGAGGAGAAGACATAGCGTAGAAGTGGAGAGAGATACAAGTAACTAGATTTTTCGCCCCGAGGTTTTTACTCCCCTAGGCTCGGCCCTAAGTAAGCCGGTATAACTCCTCCGTATTTGCCGCAGAAAAGTGGGGTAAACTACGCGGAGCTCCTCCGTAAAAAGTGGTATTTTGAGCAAATAAGCCACATTTTGACGTGCAGACATCAGCCATTGTGTAACGGGTTGCGTTTCTTCCATCACTCTCCGTTCTACAGTTCATACCCCCTCTGCTATGCAAACCAGCTCACCCACAACCAAACGCCCAGCCAACCGCACCAACGCTGCCGAGGCCAAGCCCAAGCGGGCCCGCGGCTTCGCCGCTATGGACCCCGAAACTCAGCGCCGCATTGCCAGCGAAGGCGGCAAGGCCTCACACCAGAGCGGCCGTGGCCACCGCTTCACTTCGGAGGAAGCGCGGGCTGCAGGCCGCAAAGGAGGACAGGCCACGCGTCGGCCTCTGCAGAGCAGCCAAGCAGCTTAGCCCGTTTTTCCCACACGCTACGTACCTGCCCCACTCGTTCACGCATCTGTCTGCTAGCAGCAGGTAGCGTCCGGGTGGGGCAGCAGTGTGTCTGGGTGGCAGGTTTGCCCGATATTGCGGCCTCTATTCTGCTTCAGTTTCCATGCTCCAGCTACACTACTCGCGCCGTACACTACGCTTCAACTTTCCGGCCCGCACGTCGCGCGGGGCACTTACGGAGCACGTTGCCTGGTACCTGCACCTCACCGATACGCAGCGCCCTGGCCTTGTAGGACTAGGGGAAGCAGCGCCGTTGGCCGGCCTCAGCCCTGACCATCGGCCAGACTTCGAACCTCAACTTGTAGCCCTCTGTGCTGCCTTCAACCGAGCTGCGCTGCCAGCGGAGGTAGCTGCCGAAACTGCGCTGGAACTGGTGACCTCAGAATGGCCCGCCCTGCGTTTTGGGCTGGAAACCGCCTTGCTTGACCTGCACCACGGGGGGGAGCGGGTGCTGTTTGATAATGCCTTCAGCCGAGGTGAGGCTGGTGTACCCATCAACGGCCTGATTTGGATGGGAGATGCCGCCTTCATGCGGGCCCAGATTCGCAAAAAGCTCACTGAAGGCTATTCCTGTCTCAAGCTGAAAATAGGTAGTCTGGATTTTGCCACGGAGCTACAGCTGCTGGCCGAAATCAGGGCCGAAGCTGGGCCCGAGGAACTGACCCTACGGGTAGATGCCAATGGGGCTTTTTCGCCGGCTGAGGCCCTAGGCAAGCTGGAGCAGCTGGCACGGTTTGATCTGCATTCTATTGAGCAGCCTATCCGGGCCGGGCAGTGGGCTGCTATGGCCGACATATGCCGCCACTCGCCGGTGTCGGTAGCGCTGGATGAAGAACTGATTGGCGTAACGGACCCTACGCAGCAGGTAGCGCTGCTCGGTGAAACGCAGCCGGCCTACATCATTCTCAAACCAACGTTGGTGGGGGGTATGGCGGCGGCGCTGGAGTGGTGGCAGCTGGCCGAAGAGCACGGAATCAGCTGGTGGCTTACGTCGGCGCTGGAGTCCAATATCGGCCTGAACGCCATCAGCCAGCTGGCGGGCGAGTATGCGCTGCCGGACTTTCCGCAGGGCCTAGGTACGGGGCAGCTATACCACAACAATCTGGCGGCGCCGCTGCAAATCCGGCAGGGCCACTTGCATTTCGACCCGCTGGGGGCCTGGCAGCTGCCTGCGCCCGGCCAGCTACAGTAAGGAGGGCGGCCGGAGAAGTGGCGGAAAGGTAGTTTTTTGGCTATATTTCCCAGCTCGCCTGTTCTCCCTATGCCCGCCCGCTGGTTTTGTGTTTTTAGTCTGTTTCTGCGCTTCCGGCCAGTAGCCTGGCTGCTGCTTTGGGCCGCAGCCACAGGGTGGCCAGCTACCATTCAGGCGCAGGAGGTACAGCCACCGCTGCCATTTCGTTTCGAAAGCCCGCGCCAGAAGCGGGCCCGACTTCCGTTTGAGTTCCAGCGTAACCTCATTATCGTACAGGCTTCGTTGAACGGAAAGGGGCCTTTCAATTTCCTGCTTGATACAGGCGTCAGCATTTCCCTCATCACTGATCCGACCCTGGTAGTGCCCCTGAAGCTGCGCCGGGGCGAAATGTACCGGGTGGCAGGGGTCGGAGAGGAGGGTGCGCTGGAAGCATTTATGTCGGATAGTGTGCGCGTAGAAATGCCCGGTATTGTAGCCCCAGCGCTGTCGTTTCTGGTGCTGTCGGCTGATGTGCTCAACCTTTCGGGCTATGTAGGCATGCCCGTGCACGGCATTCTGGGCTATGACGTGTTTCGGAGCTTTGCAGTGGAAATAGAGCCTGACGCAACGTCGCTGCTGCTCCACACGCCACTTTCCTACCGCCCCCCTAAGGGTCGCCGCTGGACTTCGGTTCCGCTCGAGATAGAAGCTCGCAAGCCGTATATCCGGGTGCCAGTCGGCCTCTCCGATTCGCTGCTGCTCCCCCTGAAACTGGTGCTGGATACTGGCGCCGGCCATGCCCTGTCCATCGAAACCGGCTCTGACCCTCGCCTGAGCCTGCCTCCAAACCGGCTGCGGGCGCAGCTCGGGCAGGGCCTGAGCGGCACTATCAATGGCTACATAGGCCGCGTGCAGAACATGCAGCTGGGCCGCTACCAGCTCAATAGCCTGCTAACCTCCTTCCCCGATGCCGACAACGGCGCCCAACGGGCCGAAGTACCGCGCAATGGCAATGTGGGCCTGGAGCTGCTCAAACGGTTCGATATGGTAGTGGACTACACGCACAACAAGCTGTGGCTGAAACCGAATAGCTTGTTTCAAGACCCTTTTGAGCATGATATGTGCGGCATGGAGCTACTTGCCACAGGCCGCGACTACCGGCGCTACATTGTACTGAAAGTGCAACCCAACTCACCGGCCTCCACCGCCGGCCTGACGCCCGGCGACGAGCTGATGTCCATTAATCTGCTACCCGTGTCCTCCTTCAGTCTCACCGAAATCAGCCGGATTTTTCACTCTGAAGATGGGAAGGTGTTATTTCTGCTATTT
This genomic window contains:
- a CDS encoding o-succinylbenzoate synthase, yielding MLQLHYSRRTLRFNFPARTSRGALTEHVAWYLHLTDTQRPGLVGLGEAAPLAGLSPDHRPDFEPQLVALCAAFNRAALPAEVAAETALELVTSEWPALRFGLETALLDLHHGGERVLFDNAFSRGEAGVPINGLIWMGDAAFMRAQIRKKLTEGYSCLKLKIGSLDFATELQLLAEIRAEAGPEELTLRVDANGAFSPAEALGKLEQLARFDLHSIEQPIRAGQWAAMADICRHSPVSVALDEELIGVTDPTQQVALLGETQPAYIILKPTLVGGMAAALEWWQLAEEHGISWWLTSALESNIGLNAISQLAGEYALPDFPQGLGTGQLYHNNLAAPLQIRQGHLHFDPLGAWQLPAPGQLQ
- a CDS encoding aspartyl protease family protein — translated: MPARWFCVFSLFLRFRPVAWLLLWAAATGWPATIQAQEVQPPLPFRFESPRQKRARLPFEFQRNLIIVQASLNGKGPFNFLLDTGVSISLITDPTLVVPLKLRRGEMYRVAGVGEEGALEAFMSDSVRVEMPGIVAPALSFLVLSADVLNLSGYVGMPVHGILGYDVFRSFAVEIEPDATSLLLHTPLSYRPPKGRRWTSVPLEIEARKPYIRVPVGLSDSLLLPLKLVLDTGAGHALSIETGSDPRLSLPPNRLRAQLGQGLSGTINGYIGRVQNMQLGRYQLNSLLTSFPDADNGAQRAEVPRNGNVGLELLKRFDMVVDYTHNKLWLKPNSLFQDPFEHDMCGMELLATGRDYRRYIVLKVQPNSPASTAGLTPGDELMSINLLPVSSFSLTEISRIFHSEDGKVLFLLFQRPDGELYPTRIKLKRQI